A part of Sus scrofa isolate TJ Tabasco breed Duroc chromosome 15, Sscrofa11.1, whole genome shotgun sequence genomic DNA contains:
- the NEUROD1 gene encoding neurogenic differentiation factor 1: MTKSYSESGLMGEPQPQGPPSWTDECLSSQDEEHETDKKEDDLEAMNAEEDSLRNGGEEEEEDEDLEEEEEEEEEDDDQKPKRRGPKKKKMTKARLERFKLRRMKANARERNRMHGLNAALDNLRKVVPCYSKTQKLSKIETLRLAKNYIWALSEILRSGKSPDLVSFVQTLCKGLSQPTTNLVAGCLQLNPRTFLPEQNQDMPPHLPTASASFPVHPYSYQSPGLPSPPYGTMDSSHVFHVKPPPHAYSAALEPFFESPLTDCTSPSFDGPLSPPLSINGNFSFKHEPSAEFEKNYAFTMHYPAATLAGAQSHGSIFSGAAAPRCEIPIDNIMSFDSHSHHERVMSAQLNAIFHD, translated from the coding sequence ATGACCAAATCATACAGCGAGAGTGGGCTGATGGGAGAGCCTCAGCCCCAGGGTCCTCCAAGCTGGACAGACGAGTGTCTCAGTTCTCAGGACGAGGAGCACGAGACAGACAAAAAGGAGGACGACCTTGAAGCCATGAATGCGGAAGAGGACTCACTGAGGAacgggggagaggaggaggaggaagacgaggacttggaagaggaggaggaagaggaagaggaggatgatGATCAAAAGCCTAAAAGAcgtggccccaaaaagaagaagatgacCAAGGCGCGCCTGGAGCGTTTTAAGCTGAGACGAATGAAAGCCAACGCCCGGGAGCGGAACCGCATGCACGGGCTGAATGCGGCGCTGGACAACCTGCGCAAGGTGGTGCCCTGCTACTCCAAGACACAGAAGCTGTCCAAAATCGAGACACTGCGCTTAGCCAAAAACTACATCTGGGCTCTGTCGGAGATCTTGCGTTCAGGCAAAAGCCCTGACCTGGTCTCCTTTGTACAGACTCTCTGCAAGGGCTTATCCCAGCCCACCACCAACCTGGTTGCAGGCTGCCTGCAGCTCAATCCTCGGACTTTTCTGCCTGAGCAGAACCAGGACATGCCTCCGCACCTGCCCACGGCCAGCGCTTCTTTCCCTGTGCACCCCTACTCTTACCAGTCGCCCGGGCTGCCCAGCCCGCCCTACGGCACCATGGACAGCTCCCATGTCTTCCACGTAAAGCCGCCGCCACACGCCTACAGCGCAGCGTTAGAGCCCTTTTTTGAGAGCCCCCTGACTGATTGCACCAGCCCTTCCTTCGATGGACCCCTCAGCCCGCCGCTCAGCATCAACGGCAACTTCTCTTTCAAACACGAACCGTCCGCCGAGTTTGAGAAAAATTATGCCTTTACCATGCACTATCCTGCAGCGACCCTGGCAGGGGCCCAGAGCCACGGATCAATCTTCTCGGGCGCCGCTGCCCCTCGCTGTGAGATCCCTATAGACAACATTATGTCGTTCGATAGCCATTCACATCATGAGCGAGTCATGAGTGCCCAGCTTAATGCCATCTTTCACGATTAG